From the genome of Hirundo rustica isolate bHirRus1 chromosome 33, bHirRus1.pri.v3, whole genome shotgun sequence, one region includes:
- the LOC120764635 gene encoding olfactory receptor 14J1-like: MCYDRCMSICKPLHYGTLLGSRACAHMAAAAWASAFLNALMHTANTFSVPLCQGNALSQFFCEIPHILKLSCSHSKLRELGLLLFSICLYLGCFVFIVFSYVQIFRAVLRIPSGQGRHKAFSTCLLHLAVVSLFLSTGFVTYLKPPSISSPSLDLSLSVLYSVVPPALNPLIYSLRNQELRDALRKMMAISLHK; encoded by the coding sequence ATGTGCTACGACCGCTGTatgtccatctgcaaacccctgcactatgggaccctcctgggcagcagagcttgtgcccacatggcagcagctgcctgggccagtgcctttctcaaTGCTCTCATGCACACGGCCAATACATTTTCTGTGCCCTTGTGCCAGGGCAATGCCCTGagccagttcttctgtgaaatcccacatatcctcaagctctcctgctcacaCTCCAAACTCAGGGAACTTgggcttcttttattttccatctgtttatatcttggttgttttgtgttcattgttttctcgTATGTGCAGAttttcagggctgtgctgaggatcccctctgggcagggacggcacaaagccttttccacctgcctccttCACCTGGCCGTggtctccctgttcctcagcactggcTTTGTTACCTACCTGAAGCCCCCTTCCatctcttccccatccctggatctgtccctgtcagttctgtactcggtGGTGCCCCCAGCCTtgaaccccctcatctatagcctgaggaaccaggagctcagggatgcCCTGAGGAAAATGATGGCTATATCTTTGCATAAATAG
- the LOC120764636 gene encoding olfactory receptor 14A16-like has translation MCYDRYVSICKPLHYGTLLGSRACAHMAAVAWASAFLNALLHTANTFSLPLCQGNALGQFFCEIPHILKLSCSHSKLRELGLTVLSASLYISSFAFIVFSYGQIFRAVLRIPSEQGQHKAFSTCLPHLAVLSLFFSTGFVTYLKPHSISSPSLDLSLSVLYSVVPPALNPLIYSLRNQELKAAVWTLITGRFLKH, from the coding sequence ATGTGCTACGACCGCtacgtgtccatctgcaaacccctgcactacgggaccctcctgggcagcagagcttgtgcccacatggcagcagttgcctgggccagtgcctttctcaatgctctgctgcacacggccaatacattttccctgcccctgtgccagggcaatgccctgggccagttcttctgtgaaatcccacacatcctcaagctctcctgctcccaCTCCAAACTCAGGGAACTTGGGCTCACTGTGCTAAGTGCTTCTCTATATATCAGCTCTTTTGcgttcattgttttctcctatggGCAGATCTTCAGGGCggtgctgaggatcccctctgagcagggacagcacaaagccttttccacctgcctccctcacctggctgtgctctccctgtTTTTCAGCACTGGCTTTGTTACCTACCTGAAGCCCCACTCCATCTCTTCCCCATCTCTGGATctgtccctgtcagttctgtactcagtggtgcctccagccttgaaccccctcatctacagcctgaggaaccaggagctcaaggctgcagtgtggacaCTGATCACTGGACGATTTCTGAAACATTGA